In Oryzihumus leptocrescens, the following are encoded in one genomic region:
- the glgP gene encoding alpha-glucan family phosphorylase, which translates to MKAIRRFSVRTVLPERIAALGDLASNLRWSWHPTTRDLFSEIDPARWAKVRKDPVRLLSALSADELEALAADAAFVAKVDAAAADLGRYVTEPRWYQDWAASVEGGAPRAIAYFSPEFGITEVLPQYSGGLGILAGDHLKSASDLGVPIVGVGLFYKTGYFKQSLNLDGWQQETYPVLDPDGLPLSLLREADGTPCVITIDLPGGRTLAAHVWKAQVGRVPLLLLDSDVQDNDDAARGITDRLYGGGGEQRLQQEMLLGIGGVRALRLWSRLTGAPAPDVYHTNEGHAGFLGVERIRELAADQGMDFDAALEAVRASTVFTTHTPVPAGIDRFGADQIELYFGGDNAFDGVPVERLLSLGAEDYPGGQAGIFNMAVMGLRLAQRANGVSQLHGVVSRHMFDGLWPGFDDTEVPITSITNGVHAPTWVDRRVYDLAARHLGTTEVSRDNAWDGIAHVPGDDVWATKREMREQLVVEARRRTRSSWLKRGASPAELGWVEDVLDPDVLTIGFARRVPTYKRLTLMLRDPARLKKLLLDPERPIQLVIAGKSHPADETGKKLIQQMVRFADDHEVRHRIVFLPNYDIAMAQYLYPGCDVWLNNPLRPFEACGTSGMKAALNGGLNLSILDGWWDEWYDGENGWAIPTADGVEDPERRDDLEAAALYDLIEGSVAPRFYDRDADGVPQRWLSMMKHTLSTLGPKVLASRMVRDYTEKLYGPAARAGWALNGPAFDGARDLSAYKARVRSSWGGVRVDHVESSGVSDSPQVGDKLHVRAFVSLDGLDPSEVEVQVVHGRTSESDELRDIETAPLAYAESYEAGRHRFEGDLVLSRTGAFGYTVRVLPKHPHMASPTELGLVANA; encoded by the coding sequence GTGAAGGCCATCCGTCGCTTCAGTGTCCGCACCGTCCTCCCCGAGCGCATTGCCGCCCTCGGTGACCTGGCCAGCAACCTGCGCTGGTCCTGGCACCCGACCACACGGGACCTCTTCTCCGAGATCGACCCGGCCCGCTGGGCCAAGGTCCGCAAGGACCCGGTGCGACTCCTGTCGGCCCTGTCGGCCGACGAGCTCGAGGCGCTCGCCGCCGACGCGGCCTTCGTCGCCAAGGTCGACGCCGCCGCCGCGGACCTGGGCCGCTACGTCACCGAGCCGCGCTGGTACCAGGACTGGGCCGCCTCCGTCGAGGGCGGCGCCCCCCGCGCCATCGCCTACTTCAGCCCGGAGTTCGGCATCACCGAGGTGCTGCCGCAGTACTCCGGCGGCCTCGGCATCCTCGCCGGTGACCACCTCAAGTCCGCCTCCGACCTCGGCGTCCCGATCGTCGGCGTCGGCCTGTTCTACAAGACCGGCTACTTCAAGCAGTCGCTCAACCTCGACGGCTGGCAGCAGGAGACCTACCCCGTCCTCGACCCCGACGGCCTGCCGCTGTCACTGCTGCGCGAGGCCGACGGCACCCCGTGCGTCATCACCATCGACCTGCCCGGTGGCCGGACGCTGGCCGCCCACGTCTGGAAGGCGCAGGTCGGCCGGGTGCCGCTGCTGCTGCTCGACTCCGACGTGCAGGACAACGACGACGCCGCCCGCGGCATCACCGACCGCCTCTACGGCGGTGGCGGCGAGCAGCGACTCCAGCAGGAGATGCTGCTCGGGATCGGCGGCGTGCGGGCCCTGCGCCTGTGGTCGCGCCTGACCGGGGCGCCCGCGCCGGACGTCTACCACACCAACGAGGGCCACGCCGGCTTCCTCGGGGTGGAGCGCATCCGCGAGCTCGCCGCGGACCAGGGCATGGACTTCGACGCCGCGCTCGAGGCGGTCCGCGCCTCCACGGTGTTCACCACCCACACCCCGGTCCCGGCCGGCATCGACCGCTTCGGTGCCGACCAGATCGAGCTGTACTTCGGCGGGGACAACGCCTTCGACGGCGTCCCGGTGGAGCGGCTCCTCTCGCTCGGCGCCGAGGACTACCCGGGCGGCCAGGCGGGCATCTTCAACATGGCGGTCATGGGCCTGCGCCTGGCCCAGCGCGCCAACGGCGTCTCCCAGCTGCACGGCGTCGTGAGCCGCCACATGTTCGACGGCCTGTGGCCGGGCTTCGACGACACCGAGGTGCCGATCACCAGCATCACCAACGGCGTGCACGCCCCGACCTGGGTGGACCGTCGGGTCTACGACCTGGCCGCCCGGCACCTGGGGACCACCGAGGTCTCCCGGGACAACGCCTGGGACGGGATCGCGCACGTGCCCGGCGACGACGTCTGGGCCACCAAGCGCGAGATGCGCGAGCAGCTGGTCGTCGAGGCCCGCCGCCGCACCCGCTCCTCCTGGCTCAAGCGCGGCGCCAGCCCGGCCGAGCTCGGCTGGGTCGAGGACGTCCTCGACCCCGACGTGCTGACCATCGGCTTCGCCCGCCGGGTGCCGACCTACAAGCGGCTCACCCTCATGCTGCGCGACCCCGCGCGCCTGAAGAAGCTGCTGCTGGACCCCGAGCGCCCGATCCAGCTCGTCATCGCCGGCAAGAGCCACCCGGCCGACGAGACCGGCAAGAAGCTCATCCAGCAGATGGTGCGCTTCGCCGACGACCACGAGGTCCGGCACCGCATCGTCTTCCTGCCCAACTACGACATCGCCATGGCGCAGTACCTCTACCCGGGCTGCGACGTCTGGCTGAACAACCCGCTGCGCCCATTCGAGGCCTGCGGCACGTCGGGCATGAAGGCCGCGCTCAACGGCGGCCTCAACCTGTCGATCCTCGACGGCTGGTGGGACGAGTGGTACGACGGCGAGAACGGCTGGGCGATCCCGACCGCCGACGGCGTGGAGGACCCGGAGCGTCGTGACGACCTCGAGGCCGCCGCGCTCTACGACCTCATCGAGGGCTCGGTCGCGCCGCGGTTCTACGACCGCGACGCCGACGGCGTGCCGCAGCGCTGGCTGTCGATGATGAAGCACACGCTCTCGACGCTGGGCCCCAAGGTGCTCGCCAGCCGCATGGTGCGCGACTACACCGAGAAGCTCTACGGCCCCGCGGCCCGGGCCGGCTGGGCGCTCAACGGCCCGGCCTTCGACGGTGCCCGCGACCTGTCGGCGTACAAGGCCCGCGTGCGCTCCTCCTGGGGCGGCGTGCGCGTCGACCACGTCGAGTCCTCCGGCGTCTCGGACTCCCCGCAGGTCGGCGACAAGCTGCACGTGCGCGCGTTCGTCAGCCTCGACGGGCTCGACCCCTCCGAGGTCGAGGTGCAGGTCGTGCACGGCCGCACGTCCGAGTCCGACGAGCTGCGTGACATCGAGACCGCGCCGCTGGCCTACGCGGAGTCCTACGAGGCCGGCCGGCACCGGTTCGAGGGCGACCTGGTGCTGAGCCGCACCGGCGCGTTCGGCTACACCGTGCGCGTGCTGCCCAAGCACCCGCACATGGCGTCCCCGACCGAGCTCGGCCTGGTCGCCAACGCCTGA
- a CDS encoding alpha-1,4-glucan--maltose-1-phosphate maltosyltransferase, translating to MTASPLPTAQRPVGRIPVLEVAPAVDCGARPAKSVVGEEFEVTATVFREGHDAVNATCVLTAPDGTEQLLPMRLVSAGLDHWAVTVKADTPGSWTYRVEGWSDPYRTWEHDASIKVAADVDTELMLEEGARVLERSLAEVKRDKAHAKILKDAVKALRDSSRPPAARIAAGTSPEVEREMAARPLRDYVSPSAEHPWLVERERALYGAWYEIFPRSEGATRDEKTGLWTSGTFRTAERRLPAIADMGFDVVYLTPVHPIGAVNRKGPNNTLGAGPHDPGSPYAIGSVEGGHDAIHPDLGDFDDFDHFVAAAERLGLEVALDIALQCAPDHPWVDKHPEWFTTRADGTIAHAENPPKKYQDIYPLNFDNDPAGIYAEVRRVIQVWIDHGVKIFRVDNPHTKPVEFWEWIIADVATDHPEVIWLAEAFTKPAMMHTLAKVGFQQSYTYYAWRNTKWELEEYCTELAGPAAAYMRPSFWPTTHDILTPFMQYGGPTAWKLRAALAAMLVPTYGIYAGYELVEHVARPGVEEQIDNEKYEFKDRRWADYEEGGPKEGLSLAPYLKRLNEIRHAHPSLRWLRNLRFHHVDDANVMCFSKRRTVDGRDDVVIVVANLDPHATRETWVHLNMPELGMSWTESFVAHDLITGNSWHWGEHNYVRLGPDSEPVHVIHVRRF from the coding sequence GTGACAGCGAGCCCCTTGCCCACTGCCCAGCGCCCGGTCGGGCGCATCCCTGTCCTCGAGGTCGCTCCCGCGGTCGACTGCGGGGCCAGACCCGCGAAGTCCGTCGTGGGTGAGGAGTTCGAGGTCACCGCGACCGTGTTCCGCGAGGGTCACGACGCGGTCAACGCCACGTGCGTGCTGACTGCGCCCGACGGCACCGAGCAGCTGCTGCCGATGCGGCTCGTCTCGGCCGGGCTCGACCACTGGGCCGTGACCGTCAAGGCGGACACCCCGGGAAGCTGGACCTACCGGGTCGAGGGCTGGTCCGACCCCTACCGCACCTGGGAGCACGACGCCTCGATCAAGGTGGCCGCCGACGTCGACACCGAGCTGATGCTCGAGGAGGGCGCCAGGGTCCTCGAGCGCTCCCTGGCCGAGGTCAAGCGCGACAAGGCCCACGCCAAGATCCTCAAGGACGCCGTCAAGGCGCTGCGCGACAGCAGCCGCCCGCCGGCCGCCCGGATCGCCGCCGGGACCTCCCCCGAGGTCGAGCGTGAGATGGCGGCCCGCCCGCTGCGCGACTACGTCAGCCCCAGCGCCGAGCACCCGTGGCTCGTCGAGCGCGAGCGCGCGCTGTACGGCGCGTGGTACGAGATCTTCCCCCGCTCCGAGGGTGCCACCCGCGACGAGAAGACCGGGCTGTGGACCTCCGGCACGTTCCGCACCGCGGAGAGGCGGCTGCCGGCGATCGCCGACATGGGCTTCGACGTGGTCTACCTGACCCCCGTGCACCCGATCGGCGCGGTCAACCGCAAGGGGCCCAACAACACGCTGGGCGCCGGCCCGCACGACCCCGGCTCCCCCTACGCCATCGGCTCGGTCGAGGGCGGCCACGACGCCATCCACCCCGACCTGGGCGACTTCGACGACTTCGACCACTTCGTCGCCGCGGCCGAGCGCCTCGGCCTGGAGGTCGCCCTCGACATCGCCCTGCAGTGCGCCCCCGACCACCCCTGGGTGGACAAGCACCCCGAGTGGTTCACCACCCGCGCCGACGGCACGATCGCCCACGCCGAGAACCCGCCGAAGAAGTACCAGGACATCTACCCGCTGAACTTCGACAACGACCCGGCCGGCATCTACGCCGAGGTCCGGCGCGTGATCCAGGTGTGGATCGACCACGGCGTGAAGATCTTCCGCGTCGACAACCCGCACACCAAGCCGGTGGAGTTCTGGGAGTGGATCATCGCTGATGTGGCCACGGACCACCCCGAGGTGATCTGGCTGGCCGAGGCGTTCACCAAGCCGGCCATGATGCACACGCTGGCCAAGGTCGGCTTCCAGCAGTCGTACACCTACTACGCGTGGCGCAACACCAAGTGGGAGCTCGAGGAGTACTGCACCGAGCTCGCCGGACCGGCCGCGGCATACATGCGTCCCTCGTTCTGGCCCACGACCCACGACATCCTCACGCCGTTCATGCAGTACGGCGGCCCGACCGCGTGGAAGCTGCGCGCCGCCCTGGCCGCGATGCTCGTGCCGACCTACGGCATCTACGCCGGCTACGAGCTGGTCGAGCACGTCGCGCGCCCCGGCGTCGAGGAGCAGATCGACAACGAGAAGTACGAGTTCAAGGACCGCCGCTGGGCCGACTACGAGGAGGGCGGCCCCAAGGAGGGCCTGTCGCTGGCGCCCTACCTCAAGCGGCTCAACGAGATCCGCCACGCGCACCCCTCGCTGCGCTGGCTGCGCAACCTGCGCTTCCACCACGTCGACGACGCCAACGTGATGTGCTTCTCCAAGCGCCGCACCGTCGACGGCCGTGACGACGTCGTCATCGTGGTGGCCAACCTCGACCCGCACGCGACCAGGGAGACGTGGGTGCACCTGAACATGCCCGAGCTCGGCATGAGCTGGACGGAGTCCTTCGTGGCCCACGACCTCATCACCGGCAACAGCTGGCACTGGGGCGAGCACAACTACGTCAGGCTCGGGCCCGACTCCGAACCGGTGCACGTGATCCACGTGAGGAGGTTCTGA
- the glgX gene encoding glycogen debranching protein GlgX — MCPTPRRSVELPPPLGATVRPDGVEFSVYAGHADGLEICLFDPDDSTGESERRVRLTDRVHGTWFGFVPGIGPGQRYAVRAHGPWRPAEGLRHNPDKLLVDPYARALDGQVTWRPEVFGHVVDEHLHGEPDVRDTRDSAAYVPKGVVVDDTFDWGDDAPPLVPWSRTVLYETHVRNLTRRHPGVPEHLRGTYAGMAHPATIEHLTDLGVTSVELLPVHAFTSEPALVQRGLVNHWGYNTLGFFAPHAAYAAAGDPQGVLDEFKGMVKLLHAAGLEVILDVVYNHTCEQGRDGATLSLRGLDNRAYYRLDERGRDIDVTGCGNTVDLRHPMAVRLVLDSLRYWVQECHVDGFRFDLAVALGRGRDDAYDPDHPFLVTLRADPVLSRVKLVAEPWDVGIHGWRTGQFPPPFVEWNDRFRDTVRTFWLPDTARSEHGQPGHGVRELATRLAGSQDLFGARDRGPVASVNFVAAHDGFTLADTTAYAHKHNGANGEDNRDGHDDNRSWNHGAEGPTADPGILAARQRSVRNMLATTLLATGVPMLNAGDEIGRTQRGNNNAYCQDNDLSWFDWDLQPWQRDLLETTQFLVHLRASQPVLRQRSFFTGRPAHADGTADLEWYSADGLRMHHAVWEDPHVRTLTMFLDGSELESDSFLVVLHGDVAPAEVVLPGHAGVAAYELLWDSSWETPYPGSKVEPGPVEVASSSVQIYAVRA; from the coding sequence ATGTGCCCCACACCACGCCGTTCCGTGGAGCTGCCCCCGCCGCTCGGGGCCACGGTGCGCCCCGACGGGGTGGAGTTCAGCGTCTACGCCGGGCACGCCGACGGCCTCGAGATCTGCCTGTTCGACCCCGACGACAGCACCGGTGAGAGCGAGCGCCGGGTCCGGCTGACCGACCGCGTCCACGGCACCTGGTTCGGCTTCGTGCCGGGCATCGGGCCGGGCCAGCGGTATGCCGTGCGCGCGCACGGCCCGTGGCGCCCCGCCGAGGGCCTGCGCCACAACCCCGACAAGCTGCTGGTCGACCCCTACGCCCGGGCCCTGGACGGGCAGGTCACGTGGCGCCCGGAGGTCTTCGGCCACGTCGTCGACGAGCACCTGCACGGCGAGCCGGACGTGCGCGACACCCGTGACAGCGCGGCATACGTGCCCAAGGGGGTCGTCGTGGACGACACCTTCGACTGGGGCGACGACGCGCCCCCGCTGGTGCCGTGGAGCCGGACCGTGCTCTACGAGACCCACGTGCGCAACCTGACCCGGCGCCACCCGGGCGTGCCCGAGCACCTGCGCGGCACCTACGCCGGCATGGCCCACCCGGCCACGATCGAGCACCTGACCGACCTCGGGGTGACCAGCGTCGAGCTGCTGCCGGTGCACGCGTTCACCAGCGAGCCGGCCCTGGTGCAGCGCGGCCTGGTCAACCACTGGGGCTACAACACGCTCGGCTTCTTTGCCCCGCACGCCGCCTACGCCGCCGCCGGCGACCCGCAGGGCGTGCTCGACGAGTTCAAGGGCATGGTCAAGCTGCTGCACGCCGCGGGGCTCGAGGTGATCCTCGACGTGGTCTACAACCACACCTGCGAGCAGGGCCGCGACGGCGCCACGCTCTCGCTGCGCGGGCTGGACAACCGGGCCTACTACCGCCTGGACGAGCGCGGGCGCGACATCGACGTCACCGGCTGCGGCAACACCGTCGACCTGCGCCACCCGATGGCGGTGCGGCTGGTGCTGGACTCCCTGCGCTACTGGGTGCAGGAGTGCCACGTCGACGGCTTCCGCTTCGACCTCGCGGTGGCGCTGGGCCGCGGGCGCGACGACGCCTACGACCCCGACCACCCCTTCCTCGTGACGCTGCGCGCCGACCCGGTCCTGTCCCGGGTCAAGCTGGTCGCCGAGCCGTGGGACGTCGGTATCCACGGGTGGCGCACCGGGCAGTTCCCCCCGCCGTTCGTGGAGTGGAACGACCGGTTCCGCGACACCGTGCGCACCTTCTGGCTGCCGGACACCGCCCGCTCCGAGCACGGCCAGCCGGGCCACGGGGTGCGCGAGCTGGCCACCCGCCTGGCCGGCTCGCAGGACCTGTTCGGGGCCCGCGACCGCGGGCCCGTCGCGTCGGTGAACTTCGTCGCCGCGCACGACGGCTTCACGCTGGCCGACACCACGGCATACGCGCACAAGCACAACGGGGCCAACGGCGAGGACAACCGCGACGGCCACGACGACAACCGCTCGTGGAACCACGGCGCGGAGGGCCCGACCGCCGACCCGGGCATCCTCGCCGCGCGGCAGCGGTCGGTGCGGAACATGCTCGCCACCACGCTGCTGGCCACCGGGGTGCCGATGCTCAACGCCGGCGACGAGATCGGCCGCACGCAGCGGGGCAACAACAACGCCTACTGCCAGGACAACGACCTGAGCTGGTTCGACTGGGACCTGCAGCCGTGGCAGCGGGACCTGCTGGAGACCACGCAGTTCCTCGTGCACCTGCGGGCCTCGCAGCCGGTGCTGCGGCAGCGCTCGTTCTTCACCGGGCGGCCCGCGCACGCCGACGGGACCGCCGACCTGGAGTGGTACTCCGCGGACGGCCTGCGCATGCACCACGCCGTGTGGGAGGACCCGCACGTGCGCACCCTGACGATGTTCCTCGACGGGTCCGAGCTGGAGTCGGACTCCTTCCTCGTCGTCCTCCACGGCGACGTGGCGCCTGCGGAGGTGGTGCTGCCCGGGCACGCCGGCGTCGCGGCGTACGAGCTGCTCTGGGACAGCTCGTGGGAGACGCCGTACCCCGGCAGCAAGGTGGAGCCCGGCCCGGTCGAGGTGGCCTCCTCCAGCGTGCAGATCTACGCCGTCCGCGCCTGA
- the treS gene encoding maltose alpha-D-glucosyltransferase: MQGLNLSQPGLKHDPQWFRKAVFYEVLVRAFADSKGSGAGDFTGLIQRLDYLQWLGVDCLWLPPFYASPLRDGGYDISDYTAVLPEFGTLPEFTELVSQAHARGIRIVTDLVMNHTSDQHPWFQASRSDPKGPYGDFYVWSDTDDRYADARIIFVDTEVSNWTFDPIRRQFFWHRFFSHQPDLNFENPAVQEAMFDVVRFWMDLGIDGFRLDAVPYLFEEEGTNCENLPRTHEFLARLRKMVDEEYPGRVLLAEANQMPAEVVDYFGTPEEPECQMCFHFPVMPRLYYALREEKAAPIIDVLADTPPIPPGTQWGTFLRNHDELTLEMVSPEERAAMYGWYAPDPRMRANVGIRRRLAPLLDNSRAEIELIHALVLSLPGSPCLYYGDEIGMGDNIWLTDRDAVRTPMQWTPDRNAGFSSVDPGKLYLPVISSLVYHYNNVNVEAQMAHSSSLLHWVRAMLQIRSRHPVFGLGTFEVCPASNDGVLAYLRSVEADPAEGIEADTVLCLNNLTSRPQASTIRLPERLKGGQLVDLFGGSGFPQVSDEGTVNITMGSRDFFWLRVRPATGGTAHD, encoded by the coding sequence ATGCAGGGGCTGAACCTGTCCCAGCCGGGCCTCAAGCACGACCCGCAGTGGTTCCGCAAGGCAGTGTTCTACGAGGTGCTCGTGCGCGCCTTCGCCGACTCCAAGGGCTCCGGCGCCGGTGACTTCACCGGCCTGATCCAGCGCCTGGACTACCTGCAGTGGCTCGGCGTCGACTGCCTGTGGCTGCCGCCGTTCTACGCCTCGCCGCTGCGCGACGGTGGCTACGACATCTCCGACTACACCGCGGTGCTGCCCGAGTTCGGCACGCTGCCGGAGTTCACCGAGCTGGTCTCCCAGGCGCACGCCCGTGGCATCCGGATCGTCACCGACCTGGTCATGAACCACACCAGCGACCAGCACCCGTGGTTCCAGGCCTCACGCTCGGACCCCAAGGGCCCCTACGGCGACTTCTACGTGTGGTCCGACACCGACGACCGGTACGCCGACGCGCGGATCATCTTCGTCGACACCGAGGTCTCGAACTGGACCTTCGACCCGATCCGCCGGCAGTTCTTCTGGCACCGGTTCTTCTCCCACCAGCCGGACCTCAACTTCGAGAACCCGGCCGTGCAGGAGGCGATGTTCGACGTTGTGCGCTTCTGGATGGACCTGGGCATCGACGGCTTCCGCCTCGATGCCGTGCCCTACCTCTTCGAGGAGGAGGGCACGAACTGCGAGAACCTGCCCAGGACGCACGAGTTCCTCGCCCGGCTGCGCAAGATGGTCGACGAGGAGTACCCCGGCCGGGTCCTGCTCGCCGAGGCCAACCAGATGCCGGCCGAGGTCGTGGACTACTTCGGCACCCCGGAGGAGCCGGAGTGCCAGATGTGCTTCCACTTCCCGGTGATGCCGCGGCTGTACTACGCGCTGCGCGAGGAGAAGGCCGCTCCGATCATCGACGTCCTGGCCGACACCCCGCCGATCCCGCCGGGCACCCAGTGGGGCACCTTCCTGCGCAACCACGACGAGCTGACGCTCGAGATGGTCTCGCCGGAGGAGCGCGCGGCGATGTACGGCTGGTACGCCCCCGACCCGCGCATGCGCGCCAACGTCGGGATCCGGCGCCGGCTCGCCCCGCTGCTCGACAACTCCAGAGCCGAGATCGAGCTCATCCACGCCCTCGTGCTGTCCCTGCCGGGGTCGCCGTGCCTCTACTACGGCGACGAGATCGGCATGGGCGACAACATCTGGCTCACCGACCGGGACGCCGTGCGCACGCCGATGCAGTGGACGCCGGACCGCAACGCCGGCTTCTCCAGCGTCGACCCCGGCAAGCTCTACCTGCCGGTCATCTCCAGCCTCGTCTACCACTACAACAACGTCAACGTCGAAGCCCAGATGGCGCACAGCTCCTCGCTGCTGCACTGGGTACGGGCCATGCTGCAGATCCGCTCGCGCCACCCCGTCTTCGGCCTGGGCACCTTCGAGGTCTGCCCGGCCAGCAACGACGGCGTGCTGGCCTACCTGCGCTCGGTGGAGGCCGACCCCGCCGAGGGCATCGAGGCCGACACCGTGCTGTGCCTGAACAACCTCACCAGCCGCCCGCAGGCCTCGACCATCCGGCTGCCGGAGCGGCTCAAGGGCGGCCAGCTGGTCGACCTGTTCGGGGGCAGCGGCTTCCCGCAGGTCTCCGACGAGGGCACGGTCAACATCACCATGGGCTCACGCGACTTCTTCTGGCTGCGCGTGCGACCCGCCACCGGAGGGACCGCGCATGACTGA